From Bacillus pumilus, one genomic window encodes:
- the gatC gene encoding Asp-tRNA(Asn)/Glu-tRNA(Gln) amidotransferase subunit GatC, with the protein MSRISIEEVKHVAHLARLAITEEEAEMFTEQLDSIISFAEQLNEVDTENVEPTTHVLKMKNVMREDVPNKGLSIEAVIKNAPDHKDGYIRVPSILD; encoded by the coding sequence ATGTCTAGAATTTCAATAGAAGAAGTAAAGCACGTGGCGCATTTGGCACGGCTTGCAATCACAGAAGAAGAAGCTGAAATGTTTACTGAACAGCTTGATAGCATCATTTCATTTGCAGAGCAGTTAAACGAGGTAGATACGGAAAACGTTGAACCAACAACACACGTATTAAAAATGAAAAACGTCATGAGAGAAGATGTTCCGAATAAAGGTCTTTCCATTGAGGCAGTCATCAAAAACGCGCCTGATCATAAAGACGGCTATATTCGTGTGCCATCAATTTTGGACTAA
- the gatA gene encoding Asp-tRNA(Asn)/Glu-tRNA(Gln) amidotransferase subunit GatA gives MSLFDHKISELKELLHKKELSVSDLVDESYKRINEVDGKVQAFLALDEEKARAYAKELDEAVGEKDELGLLFGMPIGVKDNIVTKDLRTTASSKILQNFDPIYDATVVNRLRDAEAVTIGKLNMDEFAMGSSTENSGYKATKNPWNLNTVPGGSSGGSAASVAAGEVPFSLGSDTGGSIRQPASFCGVVGLKPTYGRVSRYGLIAFASSLDQIGPITRNVEDNAYVLQAIAGVDQMDATSANVDVPDFLSSLTGDIKGMKIAVPKEYLGEGVGEEAKESVLKALKVLEGLGATWEEVSLPHSKYALATYYLLSSSEASANLARFDGIRYGYRTDNADNLIDLYKNTRSEGFGNEVKRRIMLGTFALSSGYYDAYYKKAQKVRTLIKKDFEDVFEKYDVIVGPTTPTPAFNIGEKTSDPLTMYANDILTIPVNLAGVPGISVPCGFANGLPLGLQIIGKHFDEGTVYRVAHAFEQATDHHKAKPEL, from the coding sequence ATGTCACTGTTTGATCACAAAATTTCTGAATTAAAAGAGCTTTTACATAAAAAGGAACTGTCTGTTTCTGATTTAGTGGACGAGTCTTATAAACGAATCAATGAAGTAGACGGGAAAGTACAAGCATTCCTTGCACTGGACGAAGAGAAAGCTCGTGCGTATGCAAAGGAATTGGACGAGGCAGTTGGTGAAAAGGACGAGCTTGGTCTATTGTTCGGTATGCCAATCGGTGTGAAAGATAACATCGTCACAAAGGATTTACGTACAACAGCATCTAGTAAAATCCTGCAAAACTTTGACCCTATTTATGATGCAACGGTTGTCAATCGTCTGAGAGATGCGGAAGCAGTCACAATCGGTAAATTAAATATGGACGAATTTGCGATGGGATCTTCTACAGAGAACTCAGGCTACAAAGCAACGAAAAACCCGTGGAATTTAAACACTGTTCCAGGTGGATCAAGTGGTGGCTCAGCAGCTTCTGTTGCAGCAGGTGAAGTACCATTCTCACTTGGATCAGATACAGGCGGTTCGATTCGCCAGCCGGCATCATTCTGCGGAGTTGTGGGACTGAAGCCGACATATGGCCGTGTATCTAGATACGGTTTAATTGCATTTGCTTCTTCATTAGATCAAATTGGGCCGATTACGCGTAACGTAGAGGACAACGCATACGTACTTCAAGCGATTGCTGGCGTCGATCAAATGGACGCAACGAGCGCAAATGTCGACGTCCCAGATTTTCTTTCTTCATTAACTGGAGACATCAAAGGCATGAAAATTGCAGTGCCAAAAGAATACCTTGGAGAAGGTGTTGGCGAGGAAGCAAAAGAGTCTGTTCTCAAAGCGTTAAAAGTATTAGAAGGACTTGGTGCAACATGGGAAGAAGTGTCTCTGCCGCATTCTAAATATGCGCTTGCGACTTACTACTTACTGTCTTCTTCAGAAGCATCCGCGAACCTTGCGCGCTTTGACGGCATCCGCTATGGCTACCGTACAGATAATGCAGACAACCTGATTGATTTATATAAAAATACACGTTCAGAAGGCTTTGGTAACGAAGTGAAACGCCGCATCATGCTTGGGACATTCGCTCTTAGCTCAGGATATTATGATGCATACTATAAGAAGGCGCAAAAAGTCCGTACATTGATCAAAAAAGACTTCGAAGATGTTTTTGAAAAGTATGATGTCATTGTAGGGCCAACAACGCCAACTCCTGCATTTAACATTGGAGAAAAGACAAGCGATCCACTGACTATGTACGCGAACGATATTTTAACGATCCCTGTGAACCTTGCAGGCGTTCCAGGAATCAGTGTGCCTTGTGGATTTGCAAATGGTCTTCCGTTAGGACTACAAATCATTGGCAAGCACTTTGATGAAGGAACGGTTTACCGCGTGGCTCACGCTTTCGAGCAAGCAACAGATCATCATAAAGCAAAACCTGAACTGTAA
- the gatB gene encoding Asp-tRNA(Asn)/Glu-tRNA(Gln) amidotransferase subunit GatB: MNFETVIGLEVHVELKTQSKIFSSSPTPFGAAANTQTSVIDLGYPGVLPVLNKEAVNFAMKAAMALNCEIATDTKFDRKNYFYPDNPKAYQISQFDKPIGENGWIEIEVEGKTKRIGITRLHLEEDAGKLTHTGDGYSLVDFNRQGTPLVEIVSEPDIRTPEEAYAYLEKLKSIIQYTGVSDCKMEEGSLRCDANISLRPIGREEFGTKTELKNLNSFAFVQKGLEFEEKRQEQVLLSGGLIEQETRRYDEASKKTILMRVKEGSDDYRYFPEPDLVELYIDDEWKERVRASIPELPDERRKRYIDELGLPAYDAMVLTLTKEMSDFFEATISEGAEAKQASNWLMGEVSAYLNSAQKELEDTKLTPHGLAGMIQLIEKGTISSKIAKKVFKELIENGGDAETIVKEKGLVQISDEGALLKLVTEALDNNPQSIEDFKNGKDRAIGFLVGQIMKASKGQANPPMVNKILLEEIKKR; the protein is encoded by the coding sequence ATGAACTTTGAAACGGTAATTGGGCTTGAAGTCCACGTTGAGCTAAAAACACAATCAAAAATTTTCTCCAGCTCGCCGACACCTTTTGGTGCAGCTGCCAACACGCAAACAAGTGTCATTGACCTTGGATATCCTGGCGTACTGCCTGTATTGAACAAAGAAGCGGTGAACTTTGCGATGAAAGCGGCCATGGCGCTGAACTGTGAGATCGCAACAGATACAAAATTTGACCGTAAAAACTACTTCTATCCTGATAACCCAAAGGCGTATCAAATTTCTCAATTTGATAAACCAATCGGTGAAAACGGCTGGATTGAAATTGAAGTAGAAGGCAAAACAAAACGAATCGGTATTACGCGTCTCCATTTGGAAGAGGATGCAGGTAAACTGACGCACACAGGCGACGGTTATTCACTTGTCGATTTCAACCGTCAAGGCACACCGCTTGTTGAAATCGTATCTGAGCCAGACATTCGGACACCAGAAGAAGCGTATGCGTACTTAGAAAAACTAAAATCCATTATTCAATATACAGGCGTTTCTGACTGTAAGATGGAAGAAGGCTCACTTCGCTGTGATGCCAATATTTCACTTCGTCCGATCGGCCGTGAAGAGTTTGGAACGAAAACAGAGCTCAAGAACTTGAACTCGTTTGCTTTCGTACAAAAAGGTCTTGAATTCGAAGAGAAACGCCAAGAGCAAGTATTGCTATCTGGCGGCTTGATCGAACAGGAAACTCGCCGCTATGACGAAGCGTCTAAAAAGACGATCCTTATGCGTGTCAAAGAGGGCTCAGATGATTACCGCTACTTCCCAGAACCAGATTTGGTGGAGCTGTACATTGATGACGAGTGGAAAGAACGCGTAAGAGCATCCATTCCAGAGCTTCCAGACGAGCGCCGCAAACGCTACATCGATGAGCTTGGACTTCCTGCATATGATGCCATGGTGCTGACGCTGACAAAAGAAATGTCTGATTTCTTTGAAGCAACCATTTCAGAAGGTGCAGAAGCGAAGCAAGCTTCAAACTGGCTGATGGGTGAAGTATCTGCCTACTTAAACTCTGCTCAAAAAGAGCTGGAAGATACAAAGCTAACGCCGCACGGGCTGGCTGGAATGATCCAACTCATTGAAAAAGGAACGATTTCCTCTAAGATTGCCAAAAAGGTATTCAAAGAGCTCATTGAAAATGGAGGAGACGCAGAAACAATCGTCAAAGAAAAAGGACTTGTCCAAATTTCTGACGAAGGTGCACTGCTCAAACTTGTCACAGAAGCACTTGATAACAACCCGCAATCCATCGAAGACTTTAAAAATGGAAAAGACCGCGCGATTGGTTTCTTAGTCGGACAAATCATGAAAGCATCGAAGGGACAAGCAAACCCGCCGATGGTCAACAAGATTCTCCTAGAAGAAATCAAAAAACGCTAA
- a CDS encoding TetR/AcrR family transcriptional regulator produces MNEKKEKIIKASIQLFAKKGFSSTTIQEIADECGISKGAFYLHFKSKEQLFNRAFEYYIDTSMQSIETIRKENQHLAPRKIFQKQIAEQFQHFAENKDFIILILSENIIPENQQIKKYSKTVKKQMNDEIQISILTTYGQEIEPYITDLSVMIQGIIQSYVQVLLLQDQMQLSFDELSSFILERFDDLVQGLLRSQTKPILKQTIWDDEAPSAASLQEELRLLKLEHLLSDDTLVSIEVIEEELVKAEPRKPVIQGMLTNLEKCEDPAVLKVVEQLKLFLQ; encoded by the coding sequence ATGAACGAAAAAAAAGAAAAAATCATTAAAGCAAGCATCCAGTTGTTTGCGAAAAAGGGTTTTTCTTCTACGACCATTCAGGAAATTGCAGATGAGTGCGGAATATCAAAAGGCGCATTTTATTTACATTTCAAATCAAAAGAACAGCTTTTCAATCGAGCCTTTGAATATTATATCGACACGTCTATGCAAAGTATTGAAACGATTCGAAAAGAGAATCAGCATCTCGCGCCGAGAAAGATCTTCCAGAAACAAATCGCTGAACAGTTTCAGCATTTTGCTGAGAACAAGGATTTTATCATTTTGATCCTCAGCGAGAACATTATTCCAGAAAACCAGCAAATTAAAAAGTATTCAAAAACAGTGAAAAAGCAAATGAATGATGAAATTCAAATTTCCATCTTGACCACTTATGGACAGGAGATCGAACCATATATAACTGACCTGTCAGTCATGATTCAAGGAATCATCCAATCGTATGTGCAGGTCCTGCTTTTACAAGATCAGATGCAATTATCATTTGATGAGCTTTCTTCCTTTATACTCGAACGATTCGATGATTTGGTCCAAGGCTTGCTTCGTTCTCAGACGAAACCGATCCTGAAGCAGACCATTTGGGACGATGAAGCGCCGAGTGCTGCTTCCCTTCAAGAGGAGCTTCGTTTGTTAAAGCTTGAGCATCTGCTTTCTGATGATACCCTTGTATCCATTGAAGTCATTGAAGAAGAACTGGTGAAAGCTGAGCCTCGTAAGCCAGTCATTCAAGGGATGCTGACGAATTTAGAAAAGTGTGAGGACCCTGCTGTCTTAAAAGTAGTGGAACAATTGAAGCTGTTTCTTCAATAA